GTTTTTTGCGCCCAGTCGTCCCACTTCCAGATATGGATATCGGTACCGCAAATGGCCGTGCGCGTGATGCGGATCATCACGTCGTTGTGGCCCACTTCGGGTTTCTTCACGCGGGTCAATGTGAGGCCGGGTGCGCGTTCGAGTTTTGCCAGTGCTTTCATTGCTAGTGATGCCCCGTTTCAGATCACGCCAAGCGAACGGCCGACGCGCGCGAATGCATCGACGGCCCGATCGATATGTTCCGCCGTGTGCGCGGCGCTCATCTGCGTGCGAATGCGCGCGCGGCCTTTCGGCACGACGGGATACGAAAAGCCGATCACATACACGCCTTCCTTGAGCAGCGCGTCGGCCATGTTCGATGCAAGTTGCGCGTCGCCGAGCATCACGGGAATGATGGGATGTTCGCCCGGCACGAGCGTGAAGCCGTGCGCGCTCATCGCCTGACGGAAATGCGCGCCGTTTGCGCGTACGCGTTCGCGCAACTGCTTGCCTTCGTCGCTGGCGAGCAGTTCGAGCACCTTCAGCGATGCGGCGGCGATACTCGGCGTCAGCGTGTTCGAGAACAGATAGGGACGCGAGCGCTGCCGCAACAGATCGACGACCTCCTGGCGCGCCGCGATGTAACCGCCCGATGCGCCACCCAGTGCCTTGCCCAGCGTGCCCGTGATGATGTCGACGCGTTCGAGCACGCCGCAATGCTCGGGCGTGCCGCGTCCGTGTTCGCCGATAAAGCCGACGGCGTGCGAATCGTCGACCATCACGAGTGCGCCGTAGCGGTCCGCGAGATCGCAGATGCCCGCGAGATCGGCAATGATGCCGTCCATCGAAAACACGCCGTCCGTCGCGATCAGCTTGAAGCGCGCGCCCGCTGCATCGGCTTCGCGCAGCTTCGCTTCGAGGTCGGCGAGGTCGTTGTTCTTGTAGCGGTAACGCTTCGCCTTCGACAGA
The Paraburkholderia terrae genome window above contains:
- a CDS encoding glycine C-acetyltransferase; amino-acid sequence: MRDPFLAHLRSTLDQIRADGFHKTERVIASQQSSDIRLESGADVLNFCANNYLGLANDARLIAAAKDGLDQDGFGMASVRFICGTQTVHKELERALSAFLKTDDCILYSSCFDANGGLFETLLDDNDAIISDELNHASIIDGVRLSKAKRYRYKNNDLADLEAKLREADAAGARFKLIATDGVFSMDGIIADLAGICDLADRYGALVMVDDSHAVGFIGEHGRGTPEHCGVLERVDIITGTLGKALGGASGGYIAARQEVVDLLRQRSRPYLFSNTLTPSIAAASLKVLELLASDEGKQLRERVRANGAHFRQAMSAHGFTLVPGEHPIIPVMLGDAQLASNMADALLKEGVYVIGFSYPVVPKGRARIRTQMSAAHTAEHIDRAVDAFARVGRSLGVI